The Harpia harpyja isolate bHarHar1 chromosome 10, bHarHar1 primary haplotype, whole genome shotgun sequence genome includes a region encoding these proteins:
- the NANOS3 gene encoding nanos homolog 3, translating into MEPHPAPKHTGQRSRMEHSPAFDMWRDYLGLAAVLAALPQEREDAGDGKEAAASPHVPEAASASPGKSLCAFCKHNGEAKHVYSGHNLRDAGGRVQCPVLRSYVCPQCGATQDRAHTKRFCPLTRHGYTSVYSRSARNSAGKRVTGGRSAAGSAKK; encoded by the coding sequence ATGGAGCCACATCCTGCCCCAAAACACACCGGGCAGCGGTCAAGGATGGAGCACAGCCCCGCGTTCGACATGTGGAGGGACTACCTGGGGCTGGCCGCCGTGCTGGCCGCGCTGCCACAAGAGCGCGAGGATGCCGGCGACGGCAAAGAGGCAGCGGCATCGCCCCACGTGCCGGAGGCGGCATCGGCGTCCCCCGGCAAATCCCTCTGCGCCTTCTGCAAGCACAACGGGGAGGCGAAGCACGTCTACAGCGGGCACAACCTGCGGGACGCGGGGGGCCGGGTGCAGTGCCCCGTCCTGCGCAGCTACGTCTGCCCACAGTGCGGGGCCACGCAGGACCGGGCCCACACCAAACGCTTCTGCCCCCTCACCCGCCATGGCTACACCTCGGTCTACAGCCGCTCGGCACGCAACTCCGCCGGCAAGCGGGTCACAGGCGGCCGCAGTGCGGCGGGCAGTGCCAAGAAGTAG
- the BRME1 gene encoding break repair meiotic recombinase recruitment factor 1 has protein sequence MGKRKNEQPPGDGKCHVPKTKQSLREDLDAKGDDSLDVTRPAQTNDADGKPKSQGQRTHDSTTTNAPTSSANGDGEVAALEQSRAEEHIPSPLPQEGRDMDIGGGAKSQEAAALGAVSQPESPQWANSVADEREEDQLVVTTEQHRSTGEELDAKTPTHHRTGNLGDSPEHGSALPARGEGTAGREITLPADAPAWSTGSCLPVEVPEPHREEGVNHSEPGECRGDADQSWELPHASVVNTEENESGTVSERAAGGEHQENMSGENLQATGTNDTVKNAAESCCSLAAGGVSVEVLGVCTLSTNPKAEGGTTEPETAGTASTIIPVSQPQGGNACQWKMLGEADAGQEEAKRGETCSPGTSSAPDPAIPAGKDPSGKREGKGLAEERDAEARCSTEHAVSVPRTDAQPPAHSSDLPCSGETTGSTPAIMAMPGPAPTGTARPPAASTGSDAGTDPQDGTCSTGEQLSLQPELHCGLEGNSLELPPQQPLPATDWRDSVVPRHELCATAGRNHTKEMPPLTKGNGPDQPWPRGEEPEGLRPPAHSEDATDVICGLILELSNLNRLAMSAHRGLEALRRPKPRRSRRPGPGPVPPHTRRRWKET, from the exons ATGGGCAAACGGAAGAACGAGCAGCCGCCAG gAGATGGTAAATGCCACGTTCCCAAAACTAAACAAAGTCTTCGGGAAGATTTGGATGCAAAGGGAGATGACAGCTTAGATGTGACCAGACCAGCTCAGACCAACGATGCTGACGGAAAACCGAAATCTCAGGGACAGAGGACCCATGACAGCACTACGACAAATGCACCGACGAG CAGTGCGAATGGCGACGGGGAGGTGGCTGCTCTGGAGCAAAGCCGGGCAGAGGAGCACATCCCCAGCCCCTTACCGCAG GAAGGAAGAGACATGGACATCGGTGGAGGCGCCAAGTCACAGGAGGCAGCTGCCCTGGGAGCAGTGTCTCAGCCAGAGTCACCACAATGGGCAAATTCGGTGGCGGATGAGAGAGAAGAGGATCAGCTGGTGGTGaccacagagcagcacagaagcACCGGTGAAGAGCTGGACGCCAAAACCCCAACTCACCACAGAACGGGCAATCTCGGTGACAGTCCCGAGCatggctctgctctgccagcacgaGGAGAGGGGACTGCCGGCAGAGAGATCACTCTCCCTGCGGATGCTCCAGCCTGGAGcactggcagctgcctgccggTGGAGGTGCCTGAGCCTCACCGTGAAGAGGGAGTTAACCACAGCGAGCCAGGCGAGTGCCGAGGTGATGCCGATCAAAGCTGGGAGCTGCCGCACGCATCTGTtgtaaacactgaagaaaatgaatCCGGCACCGTATCTGAGAGGGCGGCTGGAGGAGAGCACCAGGAAAACATGAGTGGGGAAAACCTGCAGGCAACTGGTACAAACGACACGGTGAAGAATGCGGCTGAatcctgctgcagcctggctgctggtgGCGTCTCTGTGGAGGTTTTGGGGGTCTGTACCCTGTCCACGAACCCAAAGGCTGAGGGAGGCACCACCGAACCAGAGACCGCAGGCACTGCCAGCACCATCATTCCAGTgagccagccccagggtgggaACGCCTGCCAGTGGAAAATGTTGGGAGAAGCTGATGCAGGCCAGGAAGAGGCCAAAAGGGGAGAAACCTGCTCTCCCGGGACCAGCTCTGCACCGGATCCGGCCATCCCAGCTGGCAAGGATCCCTCAGGCAAGAGGGAAGGCAAAGGTCTTGCAGAGGAGCGGGATGCGGAGGCGAGATGCAGCACGGAACATGCGGTGAGCGTGCCGAGGACGGATGCGCAGCCCCCCGCTCACTCCAGTGACCTCCCGTGCAGCGGAGAAACCACAGGGAGCACGCCCGCCATTATGGCAATGCCAGGGCCGGCTCCCACGGGCACCGCACGACCCCCGGCCGCAAGCACCGGTTCCGATGCTGGCACAGACCCCCAGGATGGGACCTGTTCGACCGGggagcagctctccctgcagccagagctgcactGTGGCCTGGAAGGGAACAGCCTCGAGCTCCCGCCGCAGCAG CCGCTCCCTGCCACCGACTGGCGTGACTCTGTGGTGCCCAGGCACGAGCTGTGTGCCACAGCGGGACGGAACCACACCAAAGAGATGCCGCCGCTCACCAAGGGGAATGGCCCGGACCAGCCGTGGCCCAG GGGTGAGGAGCCGGAGGGGCTGCGCCCACCCGCCCACAGCGAGGATGCGACCGACGTCATCTGCGGCCTGATCCTGGAGCTCTCCAACCTCAA CCGCCTGGCAATGAGCGCCCACCGGGGCCTGGAGGCGCTGAGGAGGCCAAAGCCACGGCGGAGcaggcggccggggccggggccggtgccccCCCACACcaggaggaggtggaaggagaCATAG